Proteins from a single region of Mailhella massiliensis:
- the mobA gene encoding molybdenum cofactor guanylyltransferase produces the protein MIGLVLAGGRSSRFGSDKSRAVLHPGAGNMTEWSCRLLASLPGVEYAAVSCRPAQAGVLRQAGLLPIPDEADGPPTPLRGLVAALKAASTAVLVMPCDLPLMTAGTLSLLLDARRKRREEHASALLRTCFVHADGRTEPLVAVYEFSSLPWLEAALHEGRFGIHSALPSWGNSLVPCPEETAFLNMNTPEERERALLLINGKENLRP, from the coding sequence ATGATCGGTCTTGTGCTGGCGGGAGGCCGCTCCTCCCGCTTCGGAAGCGACAAATCCCGCGCCGTGCTCCATCCCGGCGCAGGGAACATGACGGAATGGAGCTGCCGCCTGCTCGCCTCTCTTCCCGGCGTGGAATACGCGGCGGTTTCCTGCCGTCCGGCACAGGCAGGAGTGCTGCGGCAGGCGGGCCTGCTTCCCATTCCCGACGAGGCGGACGGCCCCCCCACCCCGCTGCGCGGTCTTGTGGCCGCACTCAAAGCAGCCTCCACAGCCGTGCTGGTCATGCCCTGCGACCTTCCGCTCATGACGGCAGGCACGCTTTCCCTGCTTCTCGACGCCAGAAGAAAACGACGGGAGGAACATGCCTCCGCCCTTCTTCGTACCTGCTTTGTTCATGCCGACGGCCGCACGGAACCGCTGGTGGCCGTATATGAGTTTTCCAGTCTTCCCTGGCTGGAAGCCGCCCTGCACGAAGGCCGCTTCGGCATCCATTCCGCCCTGCCCTCATGGGGCAACAGCCTTGTGCCCTGCCCTGAGGAAACGGCCTTTTTGAATATGAATACTCCCGAAGAGCGCGAACGCGCCCTGCTGCTCATCAACGGTAAAGAAAACCTTCGTCCGTGA